In Cucurbita pepo subsp. pepo cultivar mu-cu-16 chromosome LG04, ASM280686v2, whole genome shotgun sequence, the following are encoded in one genomic region:
- the LOC111792460 gene encoding cytochrome b561 and DOMON domain-containing protein At5g47530-like, whose translation METKLQTFLNALLLFSLCLSAAGQTCKNHNFASNEVFAACVDHPVLNSFLHWTFHPSNTSFRMAFRRPSTSPNQWIAWAINPNALAMFGSQALIAYPNSSGLPHVYTSSIDLPSPTMQQSRLSFEVPQLSATYDNNEMTIFATISLPPGMTTVNQVWQEGPMAQGSPLPHAFTGDNRRSLATLDLLTGSTTAAVDSVLRRRNIHGVLNAVSWGTLMPMGAIFARYLKVFKAADPAWFYLHVACQTSAYAVGVAGWATGIKLGGESAAVQYNTHRNIGIALFVLGSVQVFALLLRPKKDHKYRIYWNIYHHSMGYSVIIMSIINVFEGFKILSPDNKWRRAYSGVIILLGAVALVLEAITWFIVIKRRRSNSNKFPHNISPHTAKVENRV comes from the exons ATGGAAACCAAACTCCAAACCTTCCTCAATGCTctgcttctcttctctctctgcCTCTCTGCCGCTGGGCAGACTTGCAAAAACCATAATTTCGCCAGCAATGAAGTCTTTGCGGCCTGTGTGGATCATCCTGTCCTTAATTCTTTCCTCCATTGGACCTTTCATCCATCCAACACCTCCTTCAGGATGGCCTTCCGACGCCCTTCCACCTCTCCCAATCAATGGATTGCTTGGGCCATTAACCCAAATGCCCTCGCCATGTTTGGCTCTCAAGCTCTTATAGCCTACCCGAACTCCTCTGGCCTCCCTCACGTTTACACTTCCAGCATCGACCTCCCTTCTCCGACTATGCAACAGAGCCGCTTGAGCTTTGAGGTTCCTCAACTCTCCGCCACTTATGACAACAACGAAATGACCATTTTTGCAACCATTTCTCTTCCCCCCGGCATGACCACCGTCAATCAGGTCTGGCAGGAAGGTCCCATGGCGCAGGGTTCTCCTCTCCCCCACGCCTTCACTGGCGATAATAGAAGGTCCCTCGCTACTCTGGATTTGCTTACTGGGTCGACCACGGCGGCGGTGGATTCTGTTCTTAGGAGGAGAAAC ATTCACGGAGTGCTGAATGCGGTCAGCTGGGGGACTTTGATGCCAATGGGAGCCATTTTCGCAAGGTATTTGAAGGTGTTCAAGGCGGCAGATCCAGCCTGGTTTTACCTTCACGTGGCCTGCCAGACCTCCGCCTACGCCGTGGGAGTTGCCGGCTGGGCCACCGGAATCAAACTCGGCGGCGAGTCGGCAGCGGTTCAGTACAACACCCATCGTAACATTGGGATTGCTCTGTTCGTGTTGGGAAGTGTTCAGGTATTCGCTCTGCTTTTGAGGCCGAAGAAGGATCATAAGTACAGAATCTACTGGAACATTTACCATCACTCCATGGGATACAGCGTGATCATCATGAGCATCATCAATGTGTTCGAAGGCTTCAAAATCTTGAGCCCCGACAATAAATGGAGACGGGCTTACAGCGGAGTGATCATCTTGCTGGGCGCTGTGGCGTTGGTGCTGGAAGCTATTACATGGTTCATTGTGATCAAGAGAAGGAGATCCAACTCCAACAAGTTCCCACACAACATCTCTCCCCACACTGCTAAAGTAGAAAACAGAGTATAA
- the LOC111792461 gene encoding cytochrome b561 and DOMON domain-containing protein At5g35735-like, producing the protein MEMKLWSLFFSVLTLLLCSCRPASAQICRSYNGFATNEVFAACVDHPVLNTFLHWSYNPLNSTLRMAFRRPSTSPNQWISWAINPQGLAMFGSQALVAYRNSSALPHAYTSSVDPPGPTLQQSTLSFAVPDLAATYVNNELTIFATIRLPSNMKTINQVWQVGPMIGGSPSSHSLAEENRASRSKLDLLTGSSSAAEDTVLKKRNIHGVLNAVSWGTLMPIGAIFARYLRAFKGADPAWFYLHVACQSSAYAVGVAGWATGLKLGRDSTAVQYNTHRNIGITLFVFGTLQVFALLLRPKKDHKYRIYWNAYHHSIGYSVIVLSIINVFKGLDILRPDEKWKRAYTGIIIFLGAVAVVLEVITWIIVMKRKRSSSDDKFPHNNNGQNGV; encoded by the exons ATGGAAATGAAACTCTGGAGCttgttcttctctgttctGACCCTCCTCCTCTGTTCCTGCCGGCCGGCGTCCGCTCAGATTTGCAGAAGCTACAATGGGTTTGCAACGAATGAAGTGTTCGCAGCCTGTGTGGATCATCCAGTGCTCAATACTTTCCTCCATTGGAGCTACAATCCATTGAACAGCACCTTGAGAATGGCCTTCCGGCGCCCTTCCACCTCTCCCAATCAATGGATTTCATGGGCCATTAACCCACAGGGCCTCGCCATGTTTGGATCTCAAGCTCTCGTCGCTTACCGGAATTCCTCTGCTCTCCCTCATGCTTACACTTCCAGCGTCGATCCCCCTGGTCCGACCCTGCAACAGAGCACCCTGAGCTTCGCGGTTCCTGATCTTGCAGCGACTTATGTCAACAACGAGCTCACCATTTTCGCAACGATTCGGCTCCCCTCCAACATGAAGACCATTAATCAAGTCTGGCAGGTTGGTCCCATGATCGGTGGCTCTCCATCTTCCCATTCGCTCGCCGAAGAAAACAGAGCATCCAGATCTAAACTCGATTTGCTTACTGGATCCTCCTCGGCGGCGGAGGATACCGTTTTGAAGAAGAGAAAC ATTCATGGGGTTTTGAACGCTGTTAGTTGGGGGACATTGATGCCGATCGGCGCCATTTTCGCTAGATATTTGAGGGCTTTCAAAGGTGCAGATCCGGCCTGGTTTTACCTTCACGTCGCTTGTCAATCCTCCGCCTACGCCGTCGGTGTCGCCGGTTGGGCTACCGGCCTAAAACTCGGCAGAGATTCCACCGCCGTTCAATACAACACCCACCGCAACATCGGAATCACTCTGTTCGTGTTCGGAACTCTTCAG GTTTTCGCTCTCCTTTTGAGGCCGAAGAAGGATCACAAATACAGAATCTACTGGAACGCATACCATCACTCGATCGGATACAGTGTGATTGTTCTGAGTATCATCAATGTCTTCAAAGGATTAGATATCTTGAGGCCCGATGAGAAATGGAAACGGGCTTACACCGgaatcatcatcttcttgGGCGCCGTCGCCGTGGTTCTTGAAGTGATCACATGGATCATTGTGATGAAGAGAAAGAGATCCAGCTCTGATGATAAGTTTCCTCATAACAATAATGGACAAAACGGGGTTTGA